In Prunus dulcis chromosome 1, ALMONDv2, whole genome shotgun sequence, the following are encoded in one genomic region:
- the LOC117616175 gene encoding protein FLX-like 4 isoform X1, with product MSGRRKIPSSFERRPIQSPGMMRHGPLPGLGPPPGHRPFEALPRPELLENKIAYQAAEIKQLTGDNHRLAATHVDLRQDLLAAEEDLQRLKAHMRSIQTESDIQMRGLLDKIAKREADIEAGEGVKKELQKAHMEAQTLVAARQELTIQIRKATEELQKARLDVEKLPGLHAELDSLRREHHRLRSTFEYEKGLNVEEVEQMKAMEKNLIGMAREVERLRDEVSNAEKRVHAPNAHAGGYTNPDSYYPANMQGAGVYFDGYGRPYVSTGVRPPGEGTIPYASSSGIAAGAVVPTAGGGAIWGAAYDPSLDTAAAGVAVSNAGLGSAPRGYDSTLSR from the exons ATGTCTGGGAGACGAAAAATTCCGTCGTCTTTTGAGCGACGTCCCATTCAATCTCCAGGTATGATGCGGCATGGTCCATTGCCTGGGTTAGGGCCACCTCCTGGTCACCGACCATTTGAGGCACTACCACGTCCTGAacttttggaaaataaaattgcatATCAAGCAGCAGAGATAAAACAACTGACAGGAGACAATCATAGACTGGCGGCTACTCATGTTGATTTGAGGCAGGATCTTTTAGCTGCTGAGGAGGATCTACAGAGACTCAAGGCACACATGAGAAGCATCCAGACTGAGAGTGACATTCAGATGCGGGGTTTGCTTGATAAGATTGCAAAAAGGGAAGCAGACATCGAAGCTGGCGAGGGTGTGAAAAAGGAACTGCAAAAGGCTCACATGGAGGCACAGACCTTGGTCGCAGCGCGACAAGAGCTGACCATTCAAATTCGGAAGGCCACGGAGGAGTTGCAGAAAGCTCGTCTTGATGTTGAGAAACTACCGGGTTTGCATGCTGAACTTGACAGTCTGAGGCGAGAACACCATAGGCTGCG TTCAACTTTTGAATACGAAAAGGGTTTAAACGTAGAGGAAGTGGAGCAAATGAAAGCAATGGAGAAGAATCTAATTGGGATGGCAAGAGAAGTAGAAAGGTTGCGTGACGAGGTCTCAAATGCAGAGAAGAGAGTCCATG CACCAAATGCACATGCTGGCGGTTACACAAATCCAGATTCTTATTACCCAGCTAACATGCAAGGTGCTGGTGTGTATTTTGATGGTTATGGAAGGCCCTATGTTTCAACCGGTGTTAGACCACCAGGAGAGGGAACAATACCATATGCCAGCAGCAGTGGCATAGCTGCTGGTGCAGTTGTCCCAACTGCTGGTGGTGGTGCTATTTGGGGAGCAGCATATGATCCCTCACTGGACACTGCTGCTGCGGGCGTAGCTGTCTCTAATGCTGGGCTTGGATCTGCTCCAAGAGGCTATGATTCTACGCTTTCTCGGTAG
- the LOC117614911 gene encoding cell wall protein IFF6-like — MAPFKSLALVALLVGISLSAINASEGRVARKDLGVDLGGIGVGGGVGLGIGLGGSGSGSGAGSGSGSGGSSSSSSSASSSASSSSGSGDAGSEAGSSAGSRASSGSGRGARGSGGGRGGGSGYGRGEGSGRGSGEGNGEGHGEGRGYGEGYGSGGGN, encoded by the coding sequence ATGGCTCCATTCAAGTCACTAGCTCTTGTTGCTTTGCTTGTTGGTATCTCTTTGTCAGCTATTAATGCATCAGAAGGCCGAGTTGCTAGGAAGGATTTAGGTGTGGATCTTGGAGGAATTGGGGTTGGAGGAGGAGTAGGCCTGGGTATAGGACTTGGAGGAAGCGGAAGTGGGTCCGGGGCAGGGTCGGGATCCGGGTCCGGGGGAAGTAGTTCTTCTTCGAGTTCAGCCTCATCGAGTGCTAGTTCGAGTTCAGGGTCAGGCGATGCAGGCTCCGAGGCAGGGTCATCTGCAGGGTCTCGGGCCTCGTCAGGGTCAGGGAGAGGTGCTCGAGGCAGTGGTGGCGGGCGAGGTGGGGGTTCGGGGTATGGACGTGGGGAGGGTTCGGGCCGGGGCAGTGGCGAGGGTAACGGTGAGGGTCATGGGGAAGGCCGTGGCTATGGTGAGGGTTATGGCAGTGGAGGCGGAAACTAA
- the LOC117616175 gene encoding protein FLX-like 4 isoform X2, which yields MSGRRKIPSSFERRPIQSPGMMRHGPLPGLGPPPGHRPFEALPRPELLENKIAYQAAEIKQLTGDNHRLAATHVDLRQDLLAAEEDLQRLKAHMRSIQTESDIQMRGLLDKIAKREADIEAGEGVKKELQKAHMEAQTLVAARQELTIQIRKATEELQKARLDVEKLPGLHAELDSLRREHHRLRSTFEYEKGLNVEEVEQMKAMEKNLIGMAREVERLRDEVSNAEKRVHGAGVYFDGYGRPYVSTGVRPPGEGTIPYASSSGIAAGAVVPTAGGGAIWGAAYDPSLDTAAAGVAVSNAGLGSAPRGYDSTLSR from the exons ATGTCTGGGAGACGAAAAATTCCGTCGTCTTTTGAGCGACGTCCCATTCAATCTCCAGGTATGATGCGGCATGGTCCATTGCCTGGGTTAGGGCCACCTCCTGGTCACCGACCATTTGAGGCACTACCACGTCCTGAacttttggaaaataaaattgcatATCAAGCAGCAGAGATAAAACAACTGACAGGAGACAATCATAGACTGGCGGCTACTCATGTTGATTTGAGGCAGGATCTTTTAGCTGCTGAGGAGGATCTACAGAGACTCAAGGCACACATGAGAAGCATCCAGACTGAGAGTGACATTCAGATGCGGGGTTTGCTTGATAAGATTGCAAAAAGGGAAGCAGACATCGAAGCTGGCGAGGGTGTGAAAAAGGAACTGCAAAAGGCTCACATGGAGGCACAGACCTTGGTCGCAGCGCGACAAGAGCTGACCATTCAAATTCGGAAGGCCACGGAGGAGTTGCAGAAAGCTCGTCTTGATGTTGAGAAACTACCGGGTTTGCATGCTGAACTTGACAGTCTGAGGCGAGAACACCATAGGCTGCG TTCAACTTTTGAATACGAAAAGGGTTTAAACGTAGAGGAAGTGGAGCAAATGAAAGCAATGGAGAAGAATCTAATTGGGATGGCAAGAGAAGTAGAAAGGTTGCGTGACGAGGTCTCAAATGCAGAGAAGAGAGTCCATG GTGCTGGTGTGTATTTTGATGGTTATGGAAGGCCCTATGTTTCAACCGGTGTTAGACCACCAGGAGAGGGAACAATACCATATGCCAGCAGCAGTGGCATAGCTGCTGGTGCAGTTGTCCCAACTGCTGGTGGTGGTGCTATTTGGGGAGCAGCATATGATCCCTCACTGGACACTGCTGCTGCGGGCGTAGCTGTCTCTAATGCTGGGCTTGGATCTGCTCCAAGAGGCTATGATTCTACGCTTTCTCGGTAG